A stretch of Leptospira hartskeerlii DNA encodes these proteins:
- a CDS encoding PLP-dependent transferase, whose amino-acid sequence MILEIEEPHRRICGERIPFENIHAVSMSLPEVADVIGYEEKRTETLSRLKAGYPRFVAHAYIEKILDYNRETKGVNGPQFIVNSRKAADHIVSFFQIEGARIIEDEGIITLTIPSHKENESKILSFIQHTGCLLSSRKAEDYLFKKGLIDSIYKEESRKEKPYETVEGALSALYPGKNLQVYLATSGMNAVYAAFRALDRIRAEEGKDIWLRLGWLYVDNIRILEKYSRGSHIFHDVVDLKELEEFLSKEGHRVAAILTESPTNPLIQVPDYPELKKLLEKYGIPLVADISVAGSAVVDLSSYADVIVESLTKFASGNADVMMGALFLNPSSTYFEKLKKDCLEFIETPYIRDCERMSFELEGYTERVKEIGRNAAILANFFSNHPKIKAVYWSGSEENHGNFSKIARDKDLHCGVITIEPGVPLEPFYNSLRLLKGPSFGTEFTLNMLYMYLAHYELVSTEAGKGFLKEVGLDPSLIRISIGRENPDLLIAEYKKALGD is encoded by the coding sequence ATGATACTAGAGATAGAAGAACCGCATCGTAGGATTTGCGGGGAAAGAATACCATTCGAAAATATACATGCGGTTTCCATGAGCCTTCCGGAAGTCGCCGACGTAATCGGATATGAAGAGAAAAGAACGGAAACTCTTTCCAGACTAAAAGCAGGGTATCCCCGCTTTGTAGCTCATGCTTATATAGAAAAAATTTTAGATTATAATAGAGAAACCAAGGGAGTAAATGGTCCTCAGTTTATCGTAAACTCCCGCAAAGCTGCCGATCATATCGTTTCCTTTTTCCAGATAGAAGGCGCAAGAATTATAGAAGACGAAGGGATCATCACCCTAACCATTCCATCTCATAAAGAGAATGAATCCAAAATATTGTCCTTCATCCAACATACAGGATGTTTATTATCTTCTCGTAAAGCAGAAGATTACCTATTCAAAAAAGGACTTATAGATTCCATATACAAAGAAGAATCCAGAAAAGAAAAACCTTATGAAACGGTAGAAGGAGCATTATCCGCTCTATATCCGGGCAAAAATCTACAAGTGTATCTGGCTACTTCTGGAATGAATGCAGTCTATGCTGCTTTCAGAGCATTAGATCGAATCCGCGCAGAAGAAGGAAAAGATATCTGGCTCAGACTAGGATGGCTTTACGTAGATAATATTAGAATATTAGAAAAATATTCTAGAGGTTCTCATATATTCCACGACGTAGTCGATCTGAAAGAACTGGAAGAATTCCTTTCTAAAGAAGGTCATAGGGTTGCTGCAATTCTAACAGAATCTCCTACAAATCCTCTTATCCAAGTTCCTGATTATCCTGAACTCAAAAAACTTTTGGAAAAATATGGAATTCCTTTGGTGGCAGATATTTCAGTGGCTGGTTCTGCGGTGGTGGACCTTTCTTCTTACGCGGATGTGATCGTAGAAAGTCTGACCAAGTTTGCATCCGGAAATGCAGATGTGATGATGGGTGCCTTATTTTTGAATCCATCTTCTACATACTTTGAGAAGTTGAAAAAAGACTGTCTAGAATTTATAGAAACTCCTTATATCAGAGATTGTGAGCGTATGTCCTTCGAATTAGAAGGTTATACTGAAAGAGTCAAAGAGATCGGAAGGAATGCAGCTATACTAGCAAACTTTTTCTCAAATCATCCTAAGATCAAAGCAGTTTATTGGAGCGGCTCCGAAGAAAATCATGGAAACTTTTCCAAGATTGCGAGAGATAAGGATCTACATTGTGGAGTGATCACGATCGAGCCTGGAGTTCCTTTGGAACCATTTTATAATTCTTTAAGATTATTAAAGGGCCCGAGTTTCGGAACTGAATTCACCTTGAACATGTTATATATGTATCTGGCTCACTATGAGTTAGTATCCACAGAAGCTGGAAAAGGATTTTTGAAAGAAGTAGGATTGGATCCAAGCCTGATCCGAATTTCTATCGGCCGAGAAAATCCGGATCTTCTAATTGCTGAATACAAAAAAGCTCTGGGAGATTAA
- the prfA gene encoding peptide chain release factor 1, translated as MLDRLEKIQQKYLKISDELTTASNPDDLKRLYKERSRLTPLFDKITEYQKLIQNKKDAEELLKTEKDGDMRSMYEEERKEAEERIESLEKELEILLLPPDPNSGKNILLEIRAGTGGEEAGLFVSDLFRMYTKYADKQGIRHEIIDSSPTGIGGLKEIIFAMENDKAYDLFKFEAGTHRVQRIPATESGGRIHTSAVTVAVLPEAEESEININENDLRVDVYRSSGSGGQHVNTTDSAVRITHIPTGIAVACQDEKSQHKNKAKAMRILSARILEKQAEEKKAAADALKKQMVGSGDRSERIRTYNFPQGRCTDHRIGFTSHNLSAIMEGDLDDLINALTEEDRVKRLANSQAN; from the coding sequence ATGTTAGACAGACTAGAAAAAATACAACAAAAATACCTCAAAATATCGGACGAACTCACAACCGCGTCCAATCCGGATGATTTAAAACGACTTTATAAGGAACGTTCCCGACTCACGCCCTTATTCGATAAAATTACCGAATATCAAAAATTAATTCAGAACAAAAAAGACGCCGAAGAACTTTTAAAAACCGAAAAAGACGGGGATATGCGCTCCATGTACGAAGAAGAGCGCAAAGAAGCGGAAGAAAGGATAGAAAGTTTGGAGAAGGAGTTGGAAATCCTACTTCTTCCTCCAGATCCTAATTCCGGCAAAAATATACTACTCGAGATAAGAGCAGGGACCGGCGGGGAAGAAGCAGGACTATTCGTTTCCGATCTGTTTAGAATGTACACCAAGTATGCGGACAAGCAGGGCATCCGTCATGAGATCATAGATTCTTCTCCCACCGGGATAGGCGGATTAAAAGAGATTATCTTCGCGATGGAAAACGATAAAGCTTACGATCTTTTTAAATTCGAAGCGGGAACTCATAGAGTGCAAAGAATTCCTGCAACCGAATCCGGAGGAAGGATCCATACAAGTGCCGTGACTGTTGCAGTTTTACCGGAAGCAGAAGAATCAGAGATCAATATAAATGAAAACGATCTGAGAGTAGATGTGTATCGTTCTTCCGGATCCGGTGGTCAGCACGTTAACACCACAGACTCTGCAGTTCGTATCACTCACATTCCAACCGGGATCGCAGTTGCTTGCCAAGATGAAAAGTCCCAACATAAGAACAAAGCAAAAGCCATGAGGATCTTAAGTGCTAGGATCTTAGAAAAGCAGGCGGAAGAAAAGAAAGCTGCAGCTGACGCTCTTAAAAAACAGATGGTGGGCTCCGGCGATAGGTCCGAGAGAATACGAACTTATAATTTTCCACAAGGAAGATGTACGGATCATAGGATCGGATTTACTAGTCATAATCTTTCTGCTATAATGGAAGGAGATCTGGATGACCTGATCAACGCCTTAACGGAAGAAGACAGAGTCAAACGCCTCGCAAATTCACAGGCAAATTAG
- a CDS encoding NUDIX domain-containing protein — MSKHGFFQITQKVFLRKGKELLILRDRKSGFGDLPGGRMNEDEFYGDWLESLSRELKEEMGEACEIKIHPRPILIHKHRVSDGNHPCVIVAYHGEFVSGEIALSDEHDYIAWVDAATYDPKPLFFEYMLDALQLYQKEYVPLIPDGKLDAKGWLV; from the coding sequence TTGAGCAAACACGGTTTTTTTCAAATTACACAAAAGGTTTTTTTGAGAAAAGGAAAAGAACTTCTCATTCTTAGAGACCGCAAATCCGGATTCGGGGACCTTCCTGGCGGAAGGATGAACGAAGACGAATTTTACGGAGACTGGCTGGAAAGTCTATCCAGAGAGTTAAAGGAAGAAATGGGAGAAGCTTGCGAGATCAAGATCCATCCTAGACCAATCCTAATCCATAAACATAGAGTTAGTGATGGAAATCATCCATGTGTCATTGTAGCTTATCATGGGGAATTTGTATCAGGAGAGATCGCACTTTCCGACGAGCATGATTATATTGCTTGGGTGGATGCAGCCACTTACGATCCTAAACCTTTATTTTTCGAATACATGTTAGATGCTCTGCAATTGTACCAAAAAGAGTACGTTCCTCTTATTCCGGACGGTAAATTGGACGCTAAAGGTTGGTTGGTATGA
- a CDS encoding alcohol dehydrogenase catalytic domain-containing protein, with protein sequence MIEVRFTAYEYNSNDSFSNSVYEMKGSEESGWQILRNSSPYLELGKGYRLLKTELCGICSTDLDRRFLPFALPQIIGHEVVASDYLTGKKYVLEINDTVVSKGEEADPFCKVGIPTHSPTRMVLGIDRLPGGFGPYILAPKGNLVETKQLEDMEAVLLEPFAASLHGVEVSLGRAGANLKRIAVLGPRRLGSLVIAALDLYRKRNNLNYEIVSFIRHQNLADLSLRMGADQVLYFSDLGEEKVGEGLLFQKNVGTPTAASWLDYKHSFDLVFDTTGSVSGLGTSIYLTQKEIHRKTTNGQASLGIAHLTELVVDEISVTNLRSDFLDLVWGIEVTSPAWVFVSSSVSLNKEERELLEDLEKKDKIRIFTGSIEEGTRFLGSKEFGGTLPRFDFAIVDSSSELDLVIRPDVKEEKSLVRPRGFILIPKSAEQESNLFLDWIVGGGILSTSRCGDFAHTRELLLSEPGFLKSVSENLISKEFDSRSIPEAYTDARKPENIKVVVRHKAS encoded by the coding sequence TTGATAGAAGTTCGTTTTACTGCTTACGAATACAACTCTAACGATTCTTTCTCTAATTCAGTCTATGAAATGAAAGGCTCGGAAGAATCTGGCTGGCAAATATTACGAAATTCTTCTCCTTATTTAGAGCTGGGAAAAGGTTATAGACTTCTCAAAACGGAGCTTTGCGGGATCTGTTCTACTGATTTAGATCGGAGGTTTTTACCTTTTGCACTTCCGCAGATAATAGGGCATGAAGTGGTTGCATCCGATTATCTCACCGGCAAAAAATACGTGTTAGAAATTAATGATACAGTAGTTTCTAAGGGAGAAGAAGCGGATCCTTTTTGTAAGGTTGGAATTCCAACACATAGCCCGACTAGGATGGTCTTGGGAATTGATCGTTTGCCTGGAGGATTCGGACCGTATATTCTCGCACCCAAAGGAAACTTGGTGGAGACTAAACAACTAGAAGATATGGAAGCTGTTCTATTAGAACCATTTGCTGCTTCTTTACATGGTGTAGAAGTTTCTCTTGGCCGTGCCGGAGCAAATCTTAAAAGGATCGCAGTTCTCGGCCCTAGACGTTTGGGCTCTCTCGTGATCGCAGCCTTGGATCTATACAGAAAGAGAAACAATCTGAACTACGAAATTGTTTCTTTCATCCGGCATCAAAATTTAGCGGATCTATCCTTAAGAATGGGTGCAGACCAGGTTTTATATTTTTCGGATCTTGGAGAAGAGAAAGTTGGTGAAGGCCTTTTGTTTCAAAAGAATGTAGGAACTCCAACAGCCGCGTCTTGGTTAGATTACAAACATTCTTTCGATTTAGTATTCGATACTACAGGTTCTGTTTCAGGATTAGGAACTAGCATTTATCTTACCCAAAAAGAAATTCATAGAAAGACTACAAATGGTCAGGCATCTCTTGGAATTGCACATTTAACCGAGTTAGTAGTAGATGAGATTTCTGTTACAAACCTCAGATCTGATTTTCTAGATCTGGTTTGGGGAATTGAAGTGACTTCTCCTGCTTGGGTTTTCGTTTCTTCTTCTGTTTCCTTAAACAAAGAAGAAAGGGAATTATTAGAAGATCTAGAAAAGAAAGATAAAATCCGGATCTTTACAGGTTCAATCGAAGAAGGAACTAGATTTTTAGGATCTAAAGAATTCGGAGGAACTCTTCCTAGATTCGATTTTGCAATTGTGGATTCTTCTTCCGAACTGGACTTAGTGATTCGCCCAGATGTTAAGGAAGAAAAATCATTGGTTCGACCAAGAGGTTTTATTCTGATCCCTAAGTCAGCCGAACAAGAATCCAATTTGTTTTTAGATTGGATTGTAGGCGGTGGCATTTTGAGCACGAGTAGATGTGGGGACTTTGCTCATACTCGTGAACTTCTACTATCCGAACCTGGATTTTTAAAATCAGTTTCTGAAAACTTGATCAGTAAAGAATTTGATTCCAGATCTATCCCGGAAGCGTATACAGACGCAAGAAAACCGGAGAATATAAAAGTGGTTGTCAGGCATAAAGCTTCCTGA
- a CDS encoding rhomboid family intramembrane serine protease, which produces MKAFVFEFPLTAFFVALISISQIFLTIFVPEEIINTFFISRPGEFYPWKWIGMVFLHADFTHLFWNMIFLFFLGRIVEYKVGQAKWLLFFFMGALVSGGLDSFVRGMILGESQPAIGASGAVSGLSAVAALLSPFSIRVRKRSYPFPVFAVAWLMVYSDITNLFSRDQVAHWAHLGGFISVVFTAYFLNNKIKRELHTGFALNLVFVVLLLILGFFVGAR; this is translated from the coding sequence ATGAAGGCCTTTGTATTCGAATTTCCTCTAACTGCTTTTTTCGTGGCGTTAATCAGTATTTCTCAAATCTTTCTTACGATATTTGTTCCGGAAGAAATTATAAATACATTCTTCATTAGTCGTCCTGGAGAATTCTATCCTTGGAAATGGATCGGAATGGTCTTCTTACATGCGGACTTCACTCACTTGTTTTGGAATATGATCTTTCTATTTTTTTTAGGAAGGATCGTAGAATATAAAGTGGGCCAAGCAAAATGGCTGCTCTTCTTTTTTATGGGAGCACTTGTCTCCGGAGGGTTGGATTCTTTTGTAAGAGGAATGATCTTAGGAGAAAGTCAGCCTGCTATCGGAGCTTCCGGCGCAGTGTCCGGTTTATCCGCGGTTGCCGCATTACTTTCTCCTTTTTCCATTCGAGTCAGAAAGAGAAGTTACCCTTTTCCTGTTTTCGCAGTGGCCTGGCTTATGGTATATTCCGATATTACCAATTTATTTTCCAGAGATCAGGTGGCACATTGGGCTCACTTAGGCGGATTTATTTCTGTGGTATTCACTGCATATTTTTTGAATAATAAGATCAAACGAGAGCTACATACAGGATTTGCATTAAATTTAGTATTCGTGGTCTTGCTCTTGATATTGGGATTTTTTGTCGGGGCAAGATAA
- a CDS encoding TetR/AcrR family transcriptional regulator: MPKIAKKKTQTSFKQKEKNSKLNLRKSPSQKRAIERVQYILDIVADLLDEVGTEGLTTNLIAQRAEIPIGSLYQYFPNKHAILKAVGQRHLERVNSMILNFLETHPGKTDWENLVDKLIDAFAQLYKSEPGFIPMWSNKNLDPELVSIDRENNRAIANFIAELFFGVIPWMKKKEEMMVMSRIMVEVSDSVLSRWLRERQDSALADGILQELKTMLKAYMNYYIQRGSK, encoded by the coding sequence TTGCCCAAAATCGCGAAAAAGAAAACGCAAACCTCCTTTAAACAAAAAGAGAAAAACTCTAAGTTAAATTTGAGAAAATCACCTTCTCAAAAAAGAGCTATAGAGAGGGTTCAGTATATCTTGGATATAGTAGCTGATCTTTTGGACGAGGTTGGAACAGAAGGACTCACTACAAATTTGATCGCTCAAAGAGCCGAGATACCGATCGGTTCCTTATATCAATATTTTCCAAACAAACATGCTATCTTAAAAGCTGTTGGGCAACGACATTTGGAAAGAGTGAATTCAATGATCTTGAATTTTCTGGAGACTCATCCTGGCAAAACAGATTGGGAAAATCTGGTAGATAAACTCATAGATGCATTTGCACAACTTTATAAATCCGAGCCTGGGTTTATACCTATGTGGTCGAATAAAAACTTAGATCCTGAGCTTGTGAGTATAGATAGAGAAAATAACAGGGCCATCGCAAATTTTATCGCGGAGTTATTTTTTGGGGTCATTCCTTGGATGAAGAAAAAAGAGGAAATGATGGTCATGTCCAGGATCATGGTAGAAGTATCAGATTCCGTTCTAAGTCGTTGGCTCAGAGAGAGACAAGATAGTGCGCTTGCGGATGGGATCTTACAAGAACTGAAAACAATGCTTAAAGCTTATATGAATTATTATATTCAAAGAGGATCTAAATGA
- a CDS encoding fructosamine kinase family protein, which produces MAITNTGMGDLIRDGLDRLGILSSSKKAEITHHSTSLFELYKARLPDGSQLAIKIIPKKEMAETEAEGLEQLCRLGVRVPEYLGTVHLGKVSLLAMEFVQTGSSAGFREDLIASLKNLYKNEFSSWGWKRDNFIGTLNQANGWFSTFREFYWERRLRPQIELAQARKLLTDKDSLVIRGIFDKFSEDWGLDHVKPRMVHGDLWSGNVLQGKNGFAYLIDPSVAYSHPEQDLAMLQLFGSPLNLEEMQDILATVGLDDPGNLKDRIQFWQLYPILVHINLFGASYLTSLRHILRYYGVK; this is translated from the coding sequence ATGGCAATCACGAATACAGGAATGGGTGACTTGATCCGAGACGGATTAGATCGTCTTGGTATTTTATCCTCCTCCAAAAAGGCGGAGATCACCCATCATTCTACCAGCCTATTCGAGCTATATAAGGCAAGGTTGCCTGACGGTTCTCAGCTTGCAATTAAGATCATTCCTAAGAAAGAAATGGCTGAAACTGAGGCAGAAGGTCTGGAACAACTTTGCAGACTTGGGGTCCGAGTTCCTGAATATCTAGGAACAGTTCATTTAGGAAAAGTTTCCCTTCTCGCTATGGAATTTGTGCAAACAGGCTCTTCAGCCGGATTCAGAGAAGATTTGATAGCTAGTTTAAAAAATTTATACAAAAACGAATTCAGTTCCTGGGGTTGGAAAAGAGATAACTTTATAGGGACTCTTAACCAAGCCAACGGTTGGTTCTCCACATTCAGAGAGTTTTATTGGGAAAGAAGATTAAGACCTCAGATAGAACTTGCACAAGCTCGAAAACTTCTGACAGATAAAGATTCTTTAGTGATCCGCGGTATCTTTGATAAGTTTTCAGAAGATTGGGGATTGGATCATGTAAAACCTAGAATGGTACATGGAGATCTTTGGTCCGGAAATGTTTTACAAGGTAAGAACGGATTTGCGTATTTAATTGATCCATCTGTTGCTTATTCTCATCCGGAACAAGACCTTGCGATGTTGCAATTATTCGGAAGTCCCTTAAATCTGGAAGAGATGCAGGACATCTTGGCTACAGTAGGTTTGGATGATCCGGGCAATTTGAAAGATAGGATCCAATTTTGGCAGCTCTATCCAATCCTTGTGCATATCAATCTTTTCGGTGCTTCCTACTTGACTAGCCTTCGGCACATTCTTCGCTATTATGGCGTGAAATAG
- a CDS encoding glycosyl hydrolase family 18 protein, with protein MKIFSRLRSVFTCVICVSLCPLSAQENVWKYTISQDLSSKPLAYWEKVFKPGTSICFTGTYIGANGEISGTSVPSALQTIGKKNEIRWFPLITFKSQASGKKVLTSPELRNTLIRNLELYLDNHSFYSGIHLDFEGLGPEYSIHYKELLLELQPVLKKKGKLLTLAVFPTEGFDPKLSGFHSAVYKENLADEIVLMAYDLHSPKTSPGSVTEIRWAKRNTEHLLKTYKPEQIWLGLPLFGYYWKKDLKRPKLLTQSSDKNFAIQYGKEKEGIYLIHTEKGEGSLILDLKLWEEYAKNIKLKGLAFWRLGF; from the coding sequence ATGAAGATCTTTTCAAGGCTCAGATCCGTATTTACCTGCGTCATTTGTGTTTCCCTATGTCCCTTATCGGCTCAAGAGAACGTTTGGAAGTATACTATAAGCCAGGATCTAAGCTCCAAGCCCTTGGCTTATTGGGAGAAAGTATTCAAACCCGGGACCAGCATTTGTTTTACAGGGACATATATCGGAGCTAATGGAGAAATTTCCGGGACCTCGGTACCTTCTGCCCTTCAAACAATTGGAAAGAAGAATGAGATCCGATGGTTTCCACTCATTACTTTTAAGTCGCAAGCTTCAGGGAAGAAGGTCCTAACTTCTCCAGAACTCAGAAATACGCTTATTCGAAATTTAGAACTCTATTTGGATAATCATTCTTTCTATTCAGGAATTCATTTGGATTTTGAAGGTTTAGGTCCGGAATATTCTATTCATTATAAAGAGCTCTTGTTGGAACTCCAACCAGTCCTAAAGAAGAAAGGTAAACTTCTTACATTGGCGGTTTTTCCAACAGAAGGATTCGATCCTAAACTTTCCGGTTTTCATTCTGCAGTTTATAAAGAGAATCTTGCGGATGAGATCGTGCTAATGGCTTACGATTTGCATTCTCCTAAAACTTCGCCTGGGTCAGTCACCGAAATTCGTTGGGCAAAACGAAATACAGAACATCTTCTTAAAACATATAAACCAGAGCAGATTTGGTTAGGACTTCCTTTATTCGGTTATTATTGGAAGAAGGACCTAAAACGACCTAAGCTCCTAACTCAAAGTTCCGATAAGAATTTTGCAATTCAATATGGAAAAGAAAAAGAAGGGATTTATTTAATCCATACGGAAAAAGGAGAAGGTAGCCTGATCCTGGATCTAAAACTCTGGGAAGAATATGCAAAAAATATAAAGTTAAAGGGTCTAGCATTTTGGAGGCTAGGGTTTTAA
- a CDS encoding FecR family protein — MNRKLFLLFLIVTFIGSSNFCSKIFSPKSKPGLVVIFLTGKVEVERNGKLIPLSLGSVLQKDDTIKTNSGSLDLQTGLGHVIRLKPYTNLSIDSLHGDHSEETSLAVKTGLLLVKTNKLSRKEQFKISTPTAIAGVRGTAFSFEVVQGTLPKIKVYEGMVAMTLKAPVSQEILADKIAENPNYQKFQKLLEENEIVISEEEEAEVKPEFDQLAQTILNRMDDAAIAQSIESFRSDLMRSVQKGKFERDPRESADLETLVKVDEDLISGSLNNKSLTKEIEKDQGEKLNIALDKVESDASSRKLDSEEEIKKYYSVLESIHKLDKTILYGAVVTQVGNTMLVHSTKGIFRLNVSEVEYIQYKNFDVVTKKKK; from the coding sequence ATGAATCGAAAACTCTTTCTTCTGTTCCTAATTGTAACATTCATCGGATCTTCAAACTTCTGTTCCAAAATTTTTAGCCCTAAATCCAAGCCAGGTTTAGTGGTCATATTCTTAACCGGAAAAGTAGAAGTAGAAAGAAACGGAAAGCTTATCCCTCTTTCTTTAGGAAGTGTCTTACAAAAAGACGACACCATCAAAACAAACAGTGGAAGTTTAGACTTACAAACTGGACTGGGCCATGTAATCCGTTTAAAACCTTATACAAATCTAAGCATTGATTCTCTTCACGGAGATCATTCGGAAGAAACTTCCCTTGCAGTGAAAACGGGACTACTTCTGGTAAAAACAAATAAGTTGAGCCGAAAGGAACAGTTCAAAATTTCCACACCAACTGCAATCGCAGGTGTTCGAGGAACTGCATTCTCCTTCGAAGTAGTACAAGGCACACTTCCGAAGATTAAGGTTTATGAGGGAATGGTTGCCATGACCTTAAAGGCTCCAGTCAGCCAGGAAATCCTCGCAGATAAAATTGCAGAAAATCCAAACTATCAAAAGTTCCAGAAGTTGTTGGAAGAAAACGAGATTGTGATCTCTGAAGAAGAAGAGGCGGAAGTTAAACCTGAATTCGACCAACTCGCACAAACAATCTTGAATCGAATGGATGATGCGGCAATCGCTCAGAGTATCGAAAGTTTTAGAAGCGATTTAATGCGCTCCGTTCAAAAAGGAAAATTCGAAAGAGATCCTAGAGAAAGTGCGGATCTGGAAACCTTAGTAAAAGTAGATGAGGATTTGATCTCCGGCAGTTTAAACAATAAGTCCTTAACGAAAGAAATAGAAAAGGACCAGGGTGAAAAACTGAATATCGCTTTGGACAAAGTGGAATCGGATGCTAGTTCTCGAAAACTAGACTCCGAAGAAGAGATCAAAAAATATTACAGCGTTTTAGAATCCATTCATAAATTGGACAAAACAATTCTATATGGAGCAGTAGTGACTCAAGTAGGAAATACCATGTTGGTACATTCTACCAAAGGTATCTTCCGTTTGAATGTTTCCGAAGTAGAATATATCCAATACAAAAACTTTGACGTGGTCACTAAAAAGAAAAAGTAA
- the purT gene encoding formate-dependent phosphoribosylglycinamide formyltransferase, with protein sequence MRKKILLLGSGELGKEFVIAAQRLGQYIITVDSYDGAPAMQVAHEKEVIDMLDGDALDRVVAKHKPDLIVPEIEAIRTERFYEYEKQGYQVVPSAKAANFTMNRKAIRDLASQTLDLKTAKYKYASTLEGLKEAIATIGIPCVVKPLMSSSGKGQSVIKTESDIEPAWVASQTKGRTGASEIIVEEFISFESEITLLTVTQKSGRTLFCPPIGHRQERGDYQESWQPAEISDSQLKSAQEMAEKVTKELGGAGIWGVEFFLTKDDVYFSELSPRPHDTGMVTLAGTQSFNEFELHVRTVLGLPIPEILLVRRGASAVILAQTEGQVPNIQGLDKACEMPESDLRIFGKPITKKYRRMGVALTYSDKDESISMLRKRAVLITSKIKVD encoded by the coding sequence ATGAGAAAGAAAATACTTCTGCTTGGCTCAGGTGAGCTTGGAAAAGAATTCGTAATCGCAGCCCAAAGATTAGGCCAATATATAATTACAGTCGATAGTTACGACGGAGCTCCCGCAATGCAGGTCGCTCATGAAAAAGAAGTCATTGATATGTTGGATGGGGACGCATTAGATCGAGTCGTTGCCAAACACAAACCGGATTTGATCGTTCCGGAAATTGAAGCGATCCGAACCGAAAGATTCTACGAGTATGAAAAACAAGGGTACCAAGTAGTTCCCAGCGCAAAGGCTGCTAACTTTACGATGAACCGTAAGGCAATCAGAGATCTTGCTTCCCAAACCTTAGATTTAAAAACTGCAAAGTATAAATACGCTTCGACCTTGGAAGGATTGAAAGAAGCAATTGCAACCATAGGAATCCCTTGTGTCGTAAAACCTTTGATGTCTTCTTCCGGAAAAGGGCAGTCCGTAATCAAAACCGAATCCGATATTGAACCGGCTTGGGTCGCTTCTCAAACCAAAGGAAGAACTGGCGCTTCGGAAATAATAGTAGAAGAATTTATCTCTTTCGAATCTGAGATCACATTGCTAACTGTAACCCAAAAATCAGGAAGAACTCTGTTCTGTCCTCCTATCGGTCATAGACAAGAAAGAGGAGATTATCAAGAAAGTTGGCAACCTGCAGAGATCAGCGATTCTCAGCTTAAATCAGCTCAAGAAATGGCGGAGAAGGTCACGAAAGAACTTGGTGGCGCAGGTATCTGGGGAGTAGAATTTTTCTTAACTAAAGACGATGTTTATTTTTCGGAACTTTCCCCCAGACCTCACGATACTGGAATGGTTACCTTGGCAGGCACACAAAGTTTTAATGAATTCGAATTACATGTTAGAACTGTTTTAGGTCTTCCAATTCCTGAAATTCTTTTGGTAAGAAGAGGAGCAAGCGCCGTCATTCTCGCTCAAACGGAAGGTCAGGTCCCAAATATCCAAGGATTGGATAAGGCCTGTGAAATGCCTGAATCTGATCTTAGAATTTTTGGAAAACCGATCACAAAAAAATATAGAAGAATGGGAGTGGCGCTCACATATTCAGATAAGGATGAATCCATTTCTATGCTTCGTAAAAGAGCGGTATTGATCACATCTAAGATTAAAGTAGATTAA